From Medicago truncatula cultivar Jemalong A17 chromosome 7, MtrunA17r5.0-ANR, whole genome shotgun sequence, a single genomic window includes:
- the LOC11435942 gene encoding protein DETOXIFICATION 21: MASALATLCGQAYGAKEYGLMGVYLQRSWIVLSLTALILLPLFIFTTPILIILGQDETISQVAGTIGYLSIPILFAFIASFTTQTFLQSQSRNNIIAYLAAFSISVHVLLSWLLTMKIKLGIAGAMISISLALWIPNIGQLIFITCGWCSDTWKGFSFLAFQDLWPVVKLSLSSGFMLCLELWYNTVLILLTGNMENAEIQIDALAICLNINGWEMMISLGFMAAASVRVANELGKGSAKDAKFAVNMIVLTSFTIGFLLFLFFLFFRERLAYIFTTNKDVASAVGDLSPLLAVSILLNSVQPVLSGVAIGAGWQSIVAYVNLGCYYIIGIPVGIVLGKVYHLQVKGIWIGMLFGTLIQTIILLMISYKTDWDKQVTNARNRINKWSKVDPDHETVASSDN, translated from the exons ATGGCTAGTGCATTGGCAACACTATGTGGACAAGCATACGGTGCAAAAGAATATGGCCTAATGGGAGTGTATCTTCAAAGATCATGGATAGTTTTATCTTTAACTGCACTCATTCTTCTTCCACTATTCATATTCACAACTCCAATTTTAATTATCCTAGGCCAAGATGAAACCATATCACAAGTAGCAGGAACCATTGGTTATTTATCAATTCCAATTTTGTTTGCTTTTATTGCCTCATTCACTACCCAAACATTCCTTCAGTCACAAAGCAGGAATAACATTATTGCATACTTGGCAGCTTTCTCAATTTCTGTTCATGTATTACTCTCTTGGCTCTTAACAATGAAAATCAAGCTTGGGATTGCTGGTGCAATGATTTCAATAAGTTTGGCCTTATGGATTCCAAATATTGGTCAACTTATATTTATTACATGTGGTTGGTGTTCTGATACTTGGAAAGGTTTCTCATTTTTAGCTTTCCAAGATCTTTGGCCTGTTGTCAAGCTTTCCCTTTCTTCAGGTTTCATGTTATG TCTTGAGCTATGGTACAACACGGTATTGATTCTTTTAACAGGCAACATGGAAAATGCAGAGATTCAAATTGATGCTCTAGCCATATG TCTCAACATCAATGGATGGGAAATGATGATATCACTTGGTTTCATGGCTGCAGCAAG TGTTAGAGTGGCAAATGAGCTTGGAAAAGGAAGTGCAAAAGATGCAAAGTTTGCAGTGAACATGATAGTCCTAACATCATTCACAATTGGgttccttctatttttatttttcttattttttagagaaagaCTTGCTTATATTTTTACCACAAACAAAGACGTGGCCTCAGCTGTTGGTGATTTGTCACCTCTATTAGCAGTTTCTATACTACTAAACAGTGTTCAACCTGTACTATCAG GAGTTGCTATTGGAGCAGGGTGGCAAAGTATTGTAGCATATGTGAACCTAGGTTGTTATTACATCATAGGTATTCCTGTTGGGATTGTACTTGGTAAAGTTTACCATTTGCAAGTCAAG GGTATATGGATTGGTATGTTGTTTGGAACACTTATTCAGACTATTATACTACTCATGATCAGCTACAAAACTGATTGGGACAAACAG GTAACTAATGCTCGAAATCGTATTAATAAGTGGTCTAAGGTGGACCCGGATCATGAAACAGTTGCATCATCAGATAATTAG
- the LOC11432677 gene encoding protein DETOXIFICATION 21 isoform X2 — translation MATALSTLCGQAYGAKEYGMMGVYLQRSWIVLFLTALVLLPVFVFTTPILTLLGQDESISEVAGSISLWSIPIMFAFIVSFTCQTFLQSQSKNTIIAFLAAFSIIIHAFLSWLLTMKYQFGIAGAMISTILAYWIPNIGQLIFVTCGWCPETWNGFSFLAFKDLWPVVKLSLSAGAMLCLELWYNTILVLLTGNMKNAEVEIDALSICLNINGWEMMISLGFMAAASVRVSNELGKGSAKAAKFSIVVTVLTSLAIGSFLFLFFLFFRERLAYIFTSNKEVAAAVGELSPLLSISILLNSVQPVLSGVAIGAGWQSTVAYVNIGCYYIIGIPVGIVLGNIIHWQVKGIWMGMLFGTLIQTIVLLIITYKTNWDEQVTVARKRVNRWSKVESTDQETKTKLIKK, via the exons ATGGCGACTGCGTTGTCAACCCTTTGTGGACAAGCATATGGTGCAAAAGAATATGGAATGATGGGAGTATATCTTCAAAGATCATGGATAGTTTTATTCCTAACTGCACTTGTTCTTCTTCCTGTGTTTGTCTTCACAACCCCGATTTTGACACTCTTAGGCCAAGATGAAAGCATATCAGAAGTTGCAGGAAGCATTTCTCTTTGGTCAATTCCTATTATGTTTGCTTTTATTGTCTCATTCACTTGCcaaacattccttcaatcaCAAAGCAAGAACACCATCATTGCATTCTTGGCAGCTTTTTCCATAATCATTCATGCATTCCTCTCTTGGCTTTTGACAATGAAATATCAATTTGGGATTGCTGGTGCAATGATTTCAACTATTTTGGCATATTGGATTCCCAACATTGGTCAACTCATATTTGTTACTTGTGGTTGGTGTCCTGAAACTTGGAATGGTTTCTCATTTTTAGCATTCAAAGACCTTTGGCCTGTTGTCAAACTTTCCCTTTCAGCCGGCGCAATGTTGTG TCTTGAGCTATGGTACAACACAATATTGGTTCTTTTGACAGGGAACATGAAAAATGCAGAGGTTGAAATTGATGCACTATCTATATG TCTCAACATCAATGGATGGGAAATGATGATATCACTTGGTTTCATGGCTGCAGCAAG CGTTCGAGTATCAAATGAGCTTGGTAAAGGAAGCGCGAAAGCCGCGAAGTTCTCGATCGTTGTGACAGTGCTTACGTCGTTGGCGATCGGATcctttctgtttttgtttttcttattttttagagaaagaCTTGCTTACATTTTCACCTCGAATAAAGAGGTGGCCGCAGCTGTCGGAGAATTATCGCCTTTGTTATCAATCTCTATACTACTAAACAGTGTTCAACCAGTACTCTCAG GAGTGGCTATTGGAGCAGGTTGGCAAAGCACAGTAGCATATGTGAACATAGGTTGTTATTACATCATAGGTATTCCTGTTGGGATTGTTCTTGGTAATATTATCCATTGGCAAGTCAAG GGAATCTGGATGGGAATGTTGTTTGGAACATTGATTCAAACTATAGTTCTACTTATAATCACCTACAAAACCAACTGGGATGAGCAG GTGACTGTAGCTCGTAAGCGTGTAAACAGGTGGTCCAAGGTGGAGAGTACCGATCaagaaacaaaaactaaattaatcaaaaaatag
- the LOC11435943 gene encoding ELMO domain-containing protein A: MSSKTLRRRLHHGDVDGKRQEHLDTTGLDSLNEPLLGGDDYIESKKICTLEDLWDDERKKAQIHWTFLFSNLIAQWAQWLANIVLGSGSLLGRLLSHSSSGFYLQNNRMVPPTLSPVQEERLRNLKQRLEVPFDGSKTDHQDALLQLWKLAYPDRELPPLKSDCWKEMGWQGSDPSTDFRGGGFISLENLIFFAQKYPVSFQRLLNKQDGIRAEWEYPFAVAGINISFMLVQMLDLQAVVPSSSSGICFLRLLEEDEMAFDILFCIAFQMMDAQWLAKRATYMEFNDVLKSTRIQLERELALEDTSSIKDIPAHNMLR; the protein is encoded by the exons ATGTCTTCAAAAACATTGAGGAGAAGACTCCATCACGGGGATGTCGATGGCAAAAGGCAGGAGCATTTGGATACTACTGGATTAGATTCATTGAATGAGCCGTTGCTGGGaggtgatgattatattgaGAGTAAGAAG ATATGTACACTTGAAGATTTGTGGGATGATGAGAGAAAGAAGGCGCAAATTCATTGGACATTTTTATTTTCGAACCTCATTGCGCAATGGGCACAGTGGTTAG CAAACATTGTTCTAGGGTCTGGATCTCTTCTTGGTCGTCTTTTATCACATTCTTCTAGTGGTttttacttgcaaaacaatagGATGGTTCCTCCAACACTTAGCCCTGTGCAG gAAGAAAGACTAAGAAACTTAAAGCAACGGCTTGAAGTTCCCTTTGACGGTTCTAAAACAGATCACCAA GATGCTCTTTTACAATTGTGGAAATTGGCTTATCCTGACCGAGAGCTTCCTCCACTTAAATCGGATTGTTGGAAGGAAATGGGATGGCAAGGTTCAGACCCATCAACAGATTTTAG GGGTGGAGGGTTTATATCATTAGAGAACCTCATCTTTTTTGCGCAGAAGTATCCA GTCTCATTCCAGCGATTATTAAACAAACAAGATGGAATCCGAGCAGAGTGGGAATATCCATTTGCAGTAGCTGGAATCAATATCTCATTTATGTTGGTGCAGATGCTGGATCTTCAAGCAG TTGTTCCATCTTCTTCGTCAGGAATATGTTTTCTACGGCTGCTTGAGGAGGATGAAATGGCATTTGATATTCTTTTTTGCATTGCCTTTCAAATGATGGATGCTCAGTGGCTAGCAAAGCGTGCtacatatatggaatttaac GATGTTTTGAAGTCAACAAGAATACAATTAGAGCGCGAGCTTGCTCTTGAAGACACCTCCAGTATAAAAGATATACCGGCTCACAACATGTTGAGATGA
- the LOC11432677 gene encoding protein DETOXIFICATION 21 isoform X1, with the protein MERDLKQNLLLKKPEEENEQEELSLGKRVWNETKLMWVVAAPAIFTRFSTFGIQIISQAFVGHIGSRELAAFALVFTVLIRFANGILLGMATALSTLCGQAYGAKEYGMMGVYLQRSWIVLFLTALVLLPVFVFTTPILTLLGQDESISEVAGSISLWSIPIMFAFIVSFTCQTFLQSQSKNTIIAFLAAFSIIIHAFLSWLLTMKYQFGIAGAMISTILAYWIPNIGQLIFVTCGWCPETWNGFSFLAFKDLWPVVKLSLSAGAMLCLELWYNTILVLLTGNMKNAEVEIDALSICLNINGWEMMISLGFMAAASVRVSNELGKGSAKAAKFSIVVTVLTSLAIGSFLFLFFLFFRERLAYIFTSNKEVAAAVGELSPLLSISILLNSVQPVLSGVAIGAGWQSTVAYVNIGCYYIIGIPVGIVLGNIIHWQVKGIWMGMLFGTLIQTIVLLIITYKTNWDEQVTVARKRVNRWSKVESTDQETKTKLIKK; encoded by the exons ATGGAAAGAGATCTAAAACAGAATCTACTACTTAAAAAaccagaagaagaaaatgaacaaGAAGAGTTATCATTAGGGAAAAGGGTTTGGAATGAAACAAAGCTTATGTGGGTGGTTGCAGCACCAGCTATATTCACAAGATTTTCAACTTTTGGTATTCAAATTATTAGTCAAGCTTTTGTTGGTCATATTGGTTCAAGAGAACTCGCTGCTTTTGCTCTTGTTTTCACTGTTCTTATTAGGTTCGCCAATGGTATTCTC TTGGGAATGGCGACTGCGTTGTCAACCCTTTGTGGACAAGCATATGGTGCAAAAGAATATGGAATGATGGGAGTATATCTTCAAAGATCATGGATAGTTTTATTCCTAACTGCACTTGTTCTTCTTCCTGTGTTTGTCTTCACAACCCCGATTTTGACACTCTTAGGCCAAGATGAAAGCATATCAGAAGTTGCAGGAAGCATTTCTCTTTGGTCAATTCCTATTATGTTTGCTTTTATTGTCTCATTCACTTGCcaaacattccttcaatcaCAAAGCAAGAACACCATCATTGCATTCTTGGCAGCTTTTTCCATAATCATTCATGCATTCCTCTCTTGGCTTTTGACAATGAAATATCAATTTGGGATTGCTGGTGCAATGATTTCAACTATTTTGGCATATTGGATTCCCAACATTGGTCAACTCATATTTGTTACTTGTGGTTGGTGTCCTGAAACTTGGAATGGTTTCTCATTTTTAGCATTCAAAGACCTTTGGCCTGTTGTCAAACTTTCCCTTTCAGCCGGCGCAATGTTGTG TCTTGAGCTATGGTACAACACAATATTGGTTCTTTTGACAGGGAACATGAAAAATGCAGAGGTTGAAATTGATGCACTATCTATATG TCTCAACATCAATGGATGGGAAATGATGATATCACTTGGTTTCATGGCTGCAGCAAG CGTTCGAGTATCAAATGAGCTTGGTAAAGGAAGCGCGAAAGCCGCGAAGTTCTCGATCGTTGTGACAGTGCTTACGTCGTTGGCGATCGGATcctttctgtttttgtttttcttattttttagagaaagaCTTGCTTACATTTTCACCTCGAATAAAGAGGTGGCCGCAGCTGTCGGAGAATTATCGCCTTTGTTATCAATCTCTATACTACTAAACAGTGTTCAACCAGTACTCTCAG GAGTGGCTATTGGAGCAGGTTGGCAAAGCACAGTAGCATATGTGAACATAGGTTGTTATTACATCATAGGTATTCCTGTTGGGATTGTTCTTGGTAATATTATCCATTGGCAAGTCAAG GGAATCTGGATGGGAATGTTGTTTGGAACATTGATTCAAACTATAGTTCTACTTATAATCACCTACAAAACCAACTGGGATGAGCAG GTGACTGTAGCTCGTAAGCGTGTAAACAGGTGGTCCAAGGTGGAGAGTACCGATCaagaaacaaaaactaaattaatcaaaaaatag